The window CGATCTTCTACCGGATAGAGTCGTAACTCCGTCAACCCTAGAGCGTCTCCCAGAGTCGTTTGCAGATTTGATAACACGGTCGATCCGGCAATATTCACCAGGGCTAAGGTCGTATTTCCACCCCCGCCAATGGTATTCAAAAAACCACCGCCAATCAGGGCAATAATTTCGGAACGACTGCGTACTGGAGAACTGGTTAATTCCAGGTTACTCTCTAACCGAGAAGCTGGCCCAGTCACTGCGGCTTGAATGCGTACTGTTTCCGTCTCATTGTTATCTATGGGTGGGGTATCATCAATTTCATTTTGTCCCCAGAATACAACTTCTGGTTGCCGACTGCCTTTGACCTCAGAAATTGAGGCTTCTAGGCGCAAGTTTAGATCAGGATCTAAACCTTGACTGGGGATAAACCGAGCTTTATTCTCATGTTCGCGATCGATACGAAACTGGGTAGCAATAATATTGATAAATCCCCGGTTAATATCAATTTCACCATCGGCACGGATATCATCAAGTGGGCCATTAATAGTGAGGGTTCCTTCTCCCCGAATATCGACAAAACCCGGTTGTAAAATCGCAATTCCATCAGTTAAATCAATATTAAAGCCATTAAAGATCGGAATTAATGGATTAGAAGAAGGAGCAGCATCGGGTTGATCGGTTTTTTGGAGTTTCGTGGCTTCTGCCGGAAAGATCTTACCTTCAGTGAGGAGAATATTGCCTTTCAGTACCGGCTCTAAGGCAGCTCCCGCAATTTCAATATTGCCATTTACGCCCCCATTGTAGATATCTTGGAAGTTTAGATCGATCTCTTCTAACTGAATTTTCAGGGGGAGATTGGCTTCTTGTTCTGATAACTGTAAATCTGGATCGGCTAGGGGAATTAAACCAGAAACTTGCACTTTTCCTTTGCTAAAATCTCCGGTCAGACTCTCGATATAGACCTTTTCACCGTTAAACTGAACCTTTCCTGTGACATTATTCAAGGGTTCTGCAAGGATTTGAGATTGTAGGGTGGCATCAGCAATGGTAGCTTCTCCCACTGCGTTCGGATTATCGACGGTTCCGGAAACTTTGATATTGACATTTCCTGTGCCTGCCACCCAATTCACTTGTTGACGAGTGAGAACATTTAAGATACTCAACCCTTCATTTTCGAGGTTCAAGTCTAACTGGATTTCTTGGGAAATGGGAGAGACAGAACCAAAGGGGAGGGGGCTGGGAATACTGCCCGTTAAGGTAACTGGAGAATCTCCGGTAACTAAGAGTTTACCGCCAAACCGTAAGCGTCCATCGGTGAGGGAAAAATTACCAGTTGCTTCTTGAATTGGCTCTTCATTTAATGTGCCATCAGACAAATCTAATTTACCAATGACTTGGGGATTTTGGATGCTTCCGCCTAAGATCGTGGCAGTGGTATTTATTTTTCCGGTTAAATCTACAGGTAAATCGGGAATAAATTTCTGAATTAAGTCTACGGGAACGTCTTCAACTTTGAGCTGACCGGATTGTTGTTCGCCACCGACTTGGCCGGAAAAGGTGATTAATCCTTCATTGGATTCAATGCGAACGGGGAGTAAGGTGAGGACATTATTTTTTAATGTGCCTTTGACAATAATGGGGTTAAAACTATATTCATCCCAGACCCAGTTTTCACCCAATAAATCGATGTTGGCTGAGAGTCCTTGTTTGAGGGAACCGGAAAGTTTAATATCGCCATCAAATGCTCCCTGAAGTTGGGCTAGGGCAGGAATGGGGAGGCGATCGCGCTCTTGTTGTCGTAGATCCTGTAATCTGAGAATTTCGGAGAAGCGACGCAACTGATTTTCTAGGCTTCTCTCTTCACCTTGATCGAAGGTCAAAACGCCTAGATCGGCGGCTCTTCCGGTGGGAGGGGCAAAGCCTTGGGCAATGTCTTCTAGGTCAAAAATCTGTAAGACTTGCAGCACATCTTGCACGCTCCCTTGGGCAATTTTGACTTCGGCTTCAAATTGGGGATCGCTCAGATCGTTCAGATTCACTGCTCCTTGCAGATTATATTCACTCTCACCAATCTTTAACTGAGTCTCGGTTAATTGTCCTTGACCTCCAGCATAGTTTAATTTAGCCGTCAGTAACTCGCCCTCGACTGTACCAATAGAGGGTTGATCCACGGTCAGTTCTCCTTGGGCAATGACTGCCATGGGATCGAAGGTTGGGGGGAAACTGAGGTTAAAATTACCGGAAACTTGACCGGAAACGGGGCCTAGAGGATTAGCTGTAGGAACGAGATTGACCAAATCTAGGGGAAATTGGGCAATCTCGACCTGGAAATTGGTTAAGGGGGAGCCTTCGGAGGCTGGGGTGCGTTGTCCGGTGGCGATCGCCTCCCCAACCTTAAACGTAAAGGATTCTGGCATAAATGTGGGGTCAAGGACTGCGGAAATCTCGTCTGATTCTCCTTTTAAGGCGATCGCCGCTCCCTCACTGGGTGTAAATTGGATTGGCCCCTCAATCACCGGATCAAAAGCAATTTGATTCACGACCACATTTCGCAAGCGCATCCGCCCGTCTAAACTGGGCTGTAATCCTGTTCCGGCAATCCGTCCACCAAAATCCACCCGACCTTGCACGGCTACAGCATCGGGCACGGTAAAGGGCAGGGCGGCTAAATTAAAATCCGCAACTTCAGCATTAAAATTATACCGAGAAGCCATTAAATCCTGGAAATTGGGCACAATTTGACCAGCAACTTGTAGACCAGAACGGGGTTGTGTGGCGGCGGTTGTTGTAGGGGCGGGTTCACTGATATTGGGGTCTCCCCATGGAGATCTTGATGAACCCGCCCCTACGGGGGACTGGGAAGAAGAGGACGGTACAACCACCGAACCTGCCCCGGCGATGATATCCAAAGAGCGACCATTCCAGACCATTCGAGAGAGAAACGGCCCTTGTTCTAAAATCGGTAACTTGGAGAGTAAAACTTCTGCTTGAGCTTGTATGGCGGTGGGATCGAAATTATCCAACCGTCCCCCCGCGACCATTTGCCCTGCACCCGTCAGCCGTTGGAACTCAGCAGGTAAGGCTAAACCCAACTGATCTAATTCCACCTGTTCGGCATTCATTTGCGCTTGCCATTGGCCTTGCTGGGCGATCGCCTCCACATTAACCACACTATTACCCACATTTACAAATCCTTGGCTCTGGGCAAACACACTATTCAGAATACTATCGGGCGAAACCTCATCTAAGCGCCCCTGGGCATTGGCAACCCCACTAAAGGATAAACGGGGCACATCGGCCGGCACTTGGGGCGAGAGTTGGTCAACATTCACCCCATCGGCTCGCACAGAGGCTCGCCACTCTCCATTAAGCGCTTGGGCGATCGCATTCACCCGACCTCCTGCAATATCTAAATCGGCTCTCGCTTCCGCCACAATCGCCGCCGGTGAAAAATTATTCGCCGGCCCTCTGAGATTCACGGTTGCGCTCAGAGGAGTTTGCAGAAAGGCCTGTTCCCTCGCCGCTAACTGTAACTGAGGAGACAAGCGCGTGGCTTGCACTTGGTTAATATCTAGGGCAGCTTCCCATTGTCCACCCTCTAAGGAGCCACGGCTTCTAATTGTACCTCCGGCTAAATCCAGCGTACCTTGCAATTGTGCTTGAAACGCTGCCAGATTGGGGTTATCGGCGGGGCCGACAATTTCCACCACTCCGGTAAAGGGTGCAGCTTCTGCAAAGGGGAGTTGAAATTGTTCTGGGGGCACAAATTGCTCCAGTTCGCTGCGAAATTGCCCCAATTGCACATTATTAGCTTGCACTAAACTGGCAATTTGGTTATTCTGCAAACGCCCAGATACATTCACCAGTCCTCCGGCTATATTTAACTGACCTTCGGCGATCGCCTCTACCCGTTCAGGACTGAAGTTTTCTAAGGGGACAATCATCCGCGCCCCCCCAGTAAAGGGAACTGCGAGTTGCGGGGGAACCAGGGGAGAAAGGCTGGCCACTTGCACATTTTCCGCCCTAATTTCGGTTTGCAGTTGTAAGGGAATTTTGGGTGTTGATGGTGTTGCAGATTCACCCGTAGGGGCGGGTTCACCTGTCGTTTCGTCTTCCAACCCAGATGGTGCAGAACCCGCCCTTACACCCGCCCCTACGGTGTCCGTTTCTACGGGATCGGTTCCGATATCTAAACCAATCAGACGGGAAACAGCTTGCACTTGTCCCCCAGCGAGATCGGTTTGGGCGATCGCCTGTACATCATTCAGAGGCCCCATCACCCGCAGTTGCGGCGAAATGGTTCCCAGGGTAATCTCGGTAGGTGCTTGGTAGAGTTGGGCGATCGCATCTACAGGCACATTTTGCCCTTGTGCCTCAAACACGAGAAAGGGTTGTTGCACGTTAGGATTCGTGTTTTCTGCGGGCGTAGAATTCGGGGCACTTTCAGCCAAATTTTCCTCTTCCAACTCAGAACTGGGTGAACCAGCCTCTACATTACTTTCAGGTGTCTCCGACTCTTCTGCGGGTTCACTAACCGGGAGTTGCAACTCTCCCCGGCCCAGGATTTCGCCGCCCAGGGTAGGAACCAATTTCAGGTCTTGAACGGCGATCGTAGAATTAGCATAGGCAAATTGGGTGCTAATTTCTGTAAATTCCAGGCGATCGATTTGCGTCGGTTGCGTCGTTTCCAACAATCCCACCAGCAACGGTTGCTCAAACGGCCCTTCTAACTTAGCCTTCACTTGGAATTCTCCCGTTGCCTTTACGGGCAATTCGGTCTTTATCGTTTCCTCTAGGGTTTCAAACGTCACCGGAGGCAAAGAAGCCACCACTTGAATTCCCTGTTGCAGATGAATCCCCCCTTCTAGGGTGAGGGGAATGGCATCTGCATAGAGAATCGATCCTTCTTCCACCACCACCAACTGATCCTGGAATTGTAGAGTAAATGCCCCTTGGGAGAGATACAAGGGAACTTGGGTGATATCAAATTGAGGGGTTTCTTCGCTCTCTTCTGGTTGCTCCTCCTGCTGATTCTCTTCTGGGGTAGGCTCTGGTAAAGTATACTGTCCCGCCACTTCACTGACGAAGAGCGTCCCATTAATCAAAGAGCCTTGAATATCTTGTAAATTAATCTGTCCATTGAGATTTCCATTCACTGTACCGCCCGTTAATGCTACTTCTGGCGGTAAATTGGGAACTAAGTTAGTCAGGGGAATCAGGTCTAGATCTTGCGATCGCACCTGCACCCTTACCCGTTGCTCCTGCTGCAAAAATTCTCCCTTGGCTTGCACCTCTCCCGGACTGCTATCCTGAGCCACAGTTGCATCAAAGCGAATTCGATTATACTCATCGAAAAAGTCAGCAGTGGCGCGAATCGGCTTAAACGTCACGCTATGTTCAAGACTCGCCCCTTCTCCTTTCCAGGGAACCAACTCCACAGTGGCATTTTGCACCCCAGCCTTAATCACATTAATCTTAAATTGCCCTTCTTTCGGCTCTTCCTGGGTAATGTCCAGATTCAGCCATTGACGCTCTGCATCCTCTTCTAAATAAACTTGGGCATTAATTAAAGTCAGATCCAGATTAATCTCATTGTCAATCACATCAATGGGATTAAACTTCACTTCTACCGCTTCTACCGTAGCATTGTCCGGATCTGTCGAAGTTGCGGGCAGTCCAGAACGGCCAAAGCGGATACTATTCAATGACACCCTCTCTACCGGGCCAATTTCTAGGGGACGATTGACGGTTTTGCTCAACGCTTCCGCTACCATGGGGCCCAGTCCATTATGCACCCAATACCAACCATAGCCTCCTCCCGCCACGAGCAAGAGCGCCACCCCTCCTAAACCGAAGCCAGCCCAACGTCGCCATTGTCTTGGCTCGTCCTCCTCTTCCCATTGCTCGTCTTCAGCATCGATTGCTTCAAGATCGGATTCTGGCAGTTGATTGGAATCATTATTACTCGTCATGTCCTCACACCGTTCTGAATACTCACACCTGTCTCGATCATGCCATAGTTGCCCAGGGAATAGGGAATAGGGAATGGGGAATAGGGAATAGGCAATAGGCAATAGGCAATAGGCAATAGGCGATTTTCCCATCTCCCCATCTCCCCATTCCTCTATCCCCCTATCCCCTAACTGCTATAAGATAAGGGAAAATGTTAAATTTGGGAGCGTTAACTTCTAGTAGCTTATGCGAGTTTATGTCCTGTTGTTTAATGTCGGCACGGAAAATGAGGGGATTCATACAATTAAGGTTCCCCACCCCGATCCTAGGCAAGTGCGAAATAAGGTTTTAATCTTTGAGATGGAAGATGATGCTACTCGATTTGCTTTGCAGTTAGAGGCTCAGGATTTTCCTTCTCCTAGTGTAGAGGCGATCGATGAAGAGGAGATTAAGCAGTTTTGTGTAGAGGCGGATCTAGATTTTGAGTGGATCGGTGAGGGTAAACTGGTGATTCCTCCAGATAGTAATGTGGATTCTTTGGACTGGAGTGAGGAAGAG of the Roseofilum capinflatum BLCC-M114 genome contains:
- a CDS encoding translocation/assembly module TamB domain-containing protein codes for the protein MGKSPIAYCLLPIAYSLFPIPYSLFPGQLWHDRDRCEYSERCEDMTSNNDSNQLPESDLEAIDAEDEQWEEEDEPRQWRRWAGFGLGGVALLLVAGGGYGWYWVHNGLGPMVAEALSKTVNRPLEIGPVERVSLNSIRFGRSGLPATSTDPDNATVEAVEVKFNPIDVIDNEINLDLTLINAQVYLEEDAERQWLNLDITQEEPKEGQFKINVIKAGVQNATVELVPWKGEGASLEHSVTFKPIRATADFFDEYNRIRFDATVAQDSSPGEVQAKGEFLQQEQRVRVQVRSQDLDLIPLTNLVPNLPPEVALTGGTVNGNLNGQINLQDIQGSLINGTLFVSEVAGQYTLPEPTPEENQQEEQPEESEETPQFDITQVPLYLSQGAFTLQFQDQLVVVEEGSILYADAIPLTLEGGIHLQQGIQVVASLPPVTFETLEETIKTELPVKATGEFQVKAKLEGPFEQPLLVGLLETTQPTQIDRLEFTEISTQFAYANSTIAVQDLKLVPTLGGEILGRGELQLPVSEPAEESETPESNVEAGSPSSELEEENLAESAPNSTPAENTNPNVQQPFLVFEAQGQNVPVDAIAQLYQAPTEITLGTISPQLRVMGPLNDVQAIAQTDLAGGQVQAVSRLIGLDIGTDPVETDTVGAGVRAGSAPSGLEDETTGEPAPTGESATPSTPKIPLQLQTEIRAENVQVASLSPLVPPQLAVPFTGGARMIVPLENFSPERVEAIAEGQLNIAGGLVNVSGRLQNNQIASLVQANNVQLGQFRSELEQFVPPEQFQLPFAEAAPFTGVVEIVGPADNPNLAAFQAQLQGTLDLAGGTIRSRGSLEGGQWEAALDINQVQATRLSPQLQLAAREQAFLQTPLSATVNLRGPANNFSPAAIVAEARADLDIAGGRVNAIAQALNGEWRASVRADGVNVDQLSPQVPADVPRLSFSGVANAQGRLDEVSPDSILNSVFAQSQGFVNVGNSVVNVEAIAQQGQWQAQMNAEQVELDQLGLALPAEFQRLTGAGQMVAGGRLDNFDPTAIQAQAEVLLSKLPILEQGPFLSRMVWNGRSLDIIAGAGSVVVPSSSSQSPVGAGSSRSPWGDPNISEPAPTTTAATQPRSGLQVAGQIVPNFQDLMASRYNFNAEVADFNLAALPFTVPDAVAVQGRVDFGGRIAGTGLQPSLDGRMRLRNVVVNQIAFDPVIEGPIQFTPSEGAAIALKGESDEISAVLDPTFMPESFTFKVGEAIATGQRTPASEGSPLTNFQVEIAQFPLDLVNLVPTANPLGPVSGQVSGNFNLSFPPTFDPMAVIAQGELTVDQPSIGTVEGELLTAKLNYAGGQGQLTETQLKIGESEYNLQGAVNLNDLSDPQFEAEVKIAQGSVQDVLQVLQIFDLEDIAQGFAPPTGRAADLGVLTFDQGEERSLENQLRRFSEILRLQDLRQQERDRLPIPALAQLQGAFDGDIKLSGSLKQGLSANIDLLGENWVWDEYSFNPIIVKGTLKNNVLTLLPVRIESNEGLITFSGQVGGEQQSGQLKVEDVPVDLIQKFIPDLPVDLTGKINTTATILGGSIQNPQVIGKLDLSDGTLNEEPIQEATGNFSLTDGRLRFGGKLLVTGDSPVTLTGSIPSPLPFGSVSPISQEIQLDLNLENEGLSILNVLTRQQVNWVAGTGNVNIKVSGTVDNPNAVGEATIADATLQSQILAEPLNNVTGKVQFNGEKVYIESLTGDFSKGKVQVSGLIPLADPDLQLSEQEANLPLKIQLEEIDLNFQDIYNGGVNGNIEIAGAALEPVLKGNILLTEGKIFPAEATKLQKTDQPDAAPSSNPLIPIFNGFNIDLTDGIAILQPGFVDIRGEGTLTINGPLDDIRADGEIDINRGFINIIATQFRIDREHENKARFIPSQGLDPDLNLRLEASISEVKGSRQPEVVFWGQNEIDDTPPIDNNETETVRIQAAVTGPASRLESNLELTSSPVRSRSEIIALIGGGFLNTIGGGGNTTLALVNIAGSTVLSNLQTTLGDALGLTELRLYPVEDRSHQGAIGLAGEATLDITDRFSTSLGKTLTSTDPVRLRLRYRLSDNLVLRAATDLAGEESGQRRTDSRFQFEFRKQF
- a CDS encoding DUF3110 domain-containing protein; translated protein: MRVYVLLFNVGTENEGIHTIKVPHPDPRQVRNKVLIFEMEDDATRFALQLEAQDFPSPSVEAIDEEEIKQFCVEADLDFEWIGEGKLVIPPDSNVDSLDWSEEESDVPSAEESESDMSSEELDRIRKNLEGLL